From the Streptomyces pluripotens genome, one window contains:
- the argB gene encoding acetylglutamate kinase has translation MSDSTASGTTRKHTALPKAKTLIEALPWLTRHHGRIVVIKFGGNAMVNEDLKAAFAQDVVFLRHAGLKPVVVHGGGPQISAALDRHGIVSEFKAGLRVTTEDAMDVVRMVLAGQVQRELVGLLNQHGPLAVGLTGEDAHTITATKHQPEIDGELVDIGRVGEITGIDTGAIEALLADGRIPVVSSIARSEDDGHVYNVNADTAAAALAAALGAETLMVLTDVEGLYEDWPDSDEVISRLTASELEKLLPELSSGMVPKMEGCLYAVCNGVHTARVIDGRVPHSILLEIFTDEGIGTMVVPDGQGES, from the coding sequence ATGAGTGACTCCACCGCAAGCGGCACGACGCGGAAACACACCGCCCTGCCCAAGGCCAAGACCCTCATCGAGGCGCTGCCCTGGCTGACCCGGCACCACGGCAGGATCGTCGTCATCAAGTTCGGCGGCAACGCCATGGTGAACGAGGACCTCAAGGCCGCCTTCGCCCAGGACGTCGTCTTCCTCCGCCATGCCGGCCTCAAACCCGTTGTGGTGCACGGCGGCGGCCCGCAGATCAGCGCGGCACTCGACCGTCACGGCATCGTCAGCGAGTTCAAGGCGGGCCTGCGTGTCACCACCGAGGACGCCATGGACGTCGTGCGGATGGTGCTGGCCGGACAGGTGCAGCGCGAGCTGGTCGGACTGCTCAACCAACACGGTCCGCTGGCCGTCGGCCTGACCGGCGAGGACGCGCACACCATCACCGCCACCAAGCACCAGCCCGAGATCGACGGTGAGCTGGTCGACATCGGGCGGGTCGGTGAGATCACCGGAATCGACACGGGCGCGATCGAGGCCCTGCTCGCCGACGGCCGCATCCCGGTCGTCTCCTCCATCGCCCGCAGCGAGGACGACGGACACGTCTACAACGTCAACGCGGACACGGCCGCCGCCGCACTCGCCGCGGCACTGGGCGCCGAGACCCTCATGGTCCTCACCGACGTGGAAGGTCTCTACGAGGACTGGCCGGACTCCGACGAGGTGATCAGCCGGCTCACCGCGTCCGAGTTGGAGAAGCTGTTGCCGGAGCTGAGCTCCGGCATGGTGCCCAAGATGGAGGGCTGCCTGTACGCGGTGTGCAACGGCGTGCACACTGCACGCGTCATCGACGGCCGGGTGCCGCACTCGATCCTGCTGGAGATCTTTACCGACGAGGGCATCGGCACCATGGTCGTGCCGGACGGACAGGGGGAGTCATGA
- a CDS encoding GtrA family protein: MISRQILTFVVVGAVNTATYYGLYLLFLDWLPYLGAHALAFLLSMVGSFFLNARFTYRTRPTWRKFLLFPLTNVTNFLVTTTGVYVIVDVLHAGSRLAPLAASAAAIPVTFVLSRRIMVR, translated from the coding sequence TTGATCTCGAGACAGATCTTGACCTTCGTCGTGGTCGGCGCCGTCAACACGGCCACCTACTACGGTCTTTATCTACTTTTCCTCGACTGGCTGCCCTACCTGGGCGCGCATGCCCTGGCATTCCTGCTCAGTATGGTCGGATCCTTTTTCCTCAACGCCCGCTTCACCTACCGGACACGGCCGACCTGGCGGAAATTCCTGCTGTTCCCGCTGACGAACGTCACCAACTTCCTGGTCACCACCACCGGTGTGTACGTGATCGTGGACGTCCTGCACGCGGGGAGCCGCCTTGCCCCACTCGCCGCCTCCGCCGCCGCCATCCCGGTGACCTTCGTGCTCTCCCGGCGCATCATGGTGCGGTGA
- a CDS encoding YfhO family protein yields MDRTTPPGARHTSVRRAALLAAATTVAVFCTADALARSFPFGPHTRSVNDLGNQYVPFHAHLWDLLHGRADGGLLINWQSGYGSSFLPDLGTYLSSPFALLVAVFPRDRIDLAVYVVTVLKTGVAAAAMAWLLLTLRSGRWWAAGLLGVSYALCGWSVADASYNPMWLDGLVALPLLCLVGEWTLAGRRRLLGVLVVALTWTANFYTAYMATLGAGLVLLLRLLLARLSRGQAFAAAGRAVLTVVLGVGLTAPLLTVIYFGTRHAYPGRVRQFTPVPVADVAARLLPATYGFGSPALYVGTAALLLALTLPFHRAVPVPIRVGWTTLVLVVTLSLQWAPTHLVWHAFATPQGSPYRQAFVLCGLLVVAAWHALAYGPPDRLALAAGTTLLALTAALASRSELVRPYTWPVLLFAVAGALGGLVLLGRAGRRAGLVGLAAVLLLGAQFGETAATSAAATRMRLRHLDDYAPWGQRQERQARAIAGADGWPAYRTEPGREQTVGNDPMLVGGQGAQYYSSLTSDVLSRTLTALGGGWTSRGRNLQSLDNAVTDVVFSVGARVHSPPDPHQKWLPQHGGPVTVTRRDVPPLVTVRARPGSGAFGPSPYRNQELLLGSRVYTVPRVTVLDDTGNPAGAGRVGPGTAAARPVLTAHCPAGTQVHLWAPYYSGTARLAGTGAPAARFRSAYPRNRAAMEPLGRAPASGRLRIQLVPDRPGRIPAGAVGCLHTGRLRTVAARLKATGATDVTVSDGTVRARLPAGSRGIAVVAAPRIAGWRCATDNGRARPAGDYHGLIAVPLTGTPISLTCTFHPPGLRLGGIVGVASSGALVLLAVFAALRRRRAPAQPTTTPPRERAPTAH; encoded by the coding sequence ATGGACCGCACGACACCGCCCGGTGCGCGGCACACGTCCGTACGCCGCGCCGCCCTGCTCGCCGCGGCCACCACGGTCGCGGTGTTCTGCACGGCCGACGCCCTCGCGCGCAGCTTCCCCTTCGGCCCCCACACCCGCAGCGTCAACGACCTGGGCAACCAGTACGTGCCCTTCCACGCTCACCTGTGGGACCTGCTGCACGGCAGAGCCGACGGCGGACTGCTCATCAACTGGCAATCCGGCTACGGCTCCAGCTTCCTGCCCGATCTGGGCACCTATCTCAGCAGTCCGTTCGCGCTGCTCGTCGCGGTCTTCCCCAGGGACCGGATCGACCTCGCCGTCTACGTCGTCACCGTCCTGAAGACCGGCGTGGCCGCGGCCGCCATGGCTTGGCTGTTGCTCACCCTGCGGTCCGGCCGGTGGTGGGCGGCGGGCCTGCTCGGCGTCTCCTACGCCCTGTGCGGCTGGAGCGTCGCCGACGCCTCCTACAACCCGATGTGGCTGGACGGCCTGGTCGCCCTGCCCCTGCTGTGCCTGGTCGGGGAATGGACGCTCGCCGGACGTCGGCGGCTCCTCGGCGTCCTGGTCGTCGCCCTCACCTGGACCGCCAACTTCTACACCGCCTACATGGCCACCCTCGGCGCAGGTCTGGTCCTGCTGCTGCGTCTGCTGCTCGCCCGCCTCTCGCGGGGGCAGGCGTTCGCCGCGGCCGGCCGAGCGGTACTCACCGTCGTACTCGGGGTGGGTCTGACCGCCCCGCTCCTGACGGTGATCTACTTCGGCACCAGACACGCCTACCCGGGCCGGGTACGGCAGTTCACCCCGGTACCGGTCGCGGACGTGGCGGCCCGCCTGCTGCCCGCGACCTACGGCTTCGGCTCCCCGGCCCTGTACGTCGGCACTGCAGCCCTGCTGCTCGCCCTCACCCTGCCCTTCCACCGGGCGGTCCCGGTCCCGATCCGCGTGGGGTGGACCACGCTGGTGCTGGTGGTGACCCTGTCGCTGCAGTGGGCCCCGACTCACCTGGTCTGGCACGCCTTCGCCACTCCGCAGGGCAGCCCTTACCGGCAGGCGTTCGTCCTGTGCGGGCTGCTGGTGGTCGCCGCCTGGCACGCCCTGGCGTACGGTCCACCCGACCGACTCGCCCTCGCCGCCGGGACCACTCTGCTCGCCCTGACCGCCGCTCTCGCGAGCCGCAGCGAGCTGGTGCGGCCGTACACCTGGCCCGTGCTGCTGTTCGCCGTCGCGGGAGCCCTGGGCGGTCTCGTCCTGCTGGGACGGGCCGGTCGGCGCGCGGGGCTGGTCGGGTTGGCCGCCGTACTCCTGCTCGGCGCACAGTTCGGGGAGACCGCCGCCACCTCCGCCGCGGCCACGCGGATGCGCCTGCGGCACCTGGACGACTACGCGCCCTGGGGGCAGCGGCAGGAGCGGCAGGCGAGGGCGATCGCCGGGGCCGACGGCTGGCCCGCGTACCGCACCGAACCAGGCCGGGAACAAACCGTCGGCAACGACCCGATGCTGGTGGGTGGCCAGGGTGCCCAGTACTACAGCAGCTTGACGTCGGACGTTCTCAGCCGCACCCTCACCGCCCTCGGTGGCGGCTGGACCTCGCGTGGCCGGAATCTGCAGAGCCTGGACAACGCCGTCACGGACGTGGTCTTCTCCGTCGGAGCCCGGGTGCACTCGCCGCCTGACCCGCACCAGAAGTGGCTGCCACAGCACGGCGGGCCGGTGACCGTCACCAGACGGGACGTGCCCCCACTGGTCACGGTCCGGGCCCGGCCCGGCAGCGGGGCCTTCGGCCCGTCGCCGTACCGCAACCAGGAACTGCTGCTGGGCAGCCGGGTCTACACCGTGCCCCGGGTCACCGTGCTCGACGACACCGGTAACCCTGCTGGAGCCGGTCGGGTCGGCCCGGGGACCGCGGCGGCACGACCGGTGCTCACCGCCCACTGCCCGGCCGGGACCCAGGTGCACCTGTGGGCCCCGTACTACTCCGGAACCGCGCGGCTCGCCGGCACTGGTGCCCCCGCCGCCCGGTTCCGGTCCGCATACCCGCGCAACCGCGCCGCCATGGAACCCCTCGGCCGGGCCCCGGCCTCCGGGCGGCTGCGCATCCAGCTGGTTCCAGACCGCCCCGGGCGCATTCCGGCCGGCGCCGTCGGCTGTCTGCACACCGGGCGGTTGCGCACGGTCGCCGCCCGTCTGAAGGCCACCGGCGCCACCGACGTGACTGTCTCCGACGGCACGGTACGGGCCCGGCTGCCGGCCGGCAGCCGGGGCATCGCGGTCGTCGCTGCCCCCCGCATCGCGGGTTGGCGCTGCGCCACGGACAATGGCCGCGCCCGCCCGGCAGGGGACTACCACGGTCTGATCGCCGTCCCGCTCACCGGTACCCCGATCAGCCTGACCTGCACCTTCCACCCACCCGGCCTGCGGTTGGGGGGGATCGTCGGGGTCGCCTCGTCCGGCGCCCTCGTGCTGCTCGCCGTCTTTGCCGCGCTCCGGCGCCGACGTGCTCCGGCGCAGCCCACGACCACGCCACCGCGTGAGCGCGCGCCCACCGCCCACTGA
- the argJ gene encoding bifunctional glutamate N-acetyltransferase/amino-acid acetyltransferase ArgJ has product MSVTAAKGFAAAGIAAGIKESGNPDLALVVNNGPRRAAAGVFTANRVKAAPVLWSEQVLKSGQVSAVVLNSGGANACTGPKGFQDTHGTAEKVAEVLGRGAIEVAVCSTGLIGVLLPMDKVLPGIETAAAQLSEHGGEKAAIAIKTTDTVHKTSVVTRGGWTVGGMAKGAGMLAPGLATMLVVLTTDADLGGEALDKALRAATKVTFDRVDSDGCMSTNDTVLLLASGASGTTPEYAEFAEAVRQVCDDLGRQLIGDAEGASKDIKVEVVGAATEQDAVEVGRSIARNNLLKCAIHGEDPNWGRVLSAIGTTTAAFDPDELNVAINGVWVCKNGSVGENRELVDMRYREVHIVADLAAGSETATIWTNDLTADYVHENSAYSS; this is encoded by the coding sequence GTGAGCGTCACGGCAGCCAAGGGATTCGCGGCGGCGGGCATCGCCGCCGGGATCAAGGAGAGCGGCAACCCCGATCTGGCCCTCGTGGTCAACAACGGGCCCCGCCGTGCCGCCGCGGGCGTCTTCACCGCCAACCGTGTGAAGGCCGCGCCCGTGCTGTGGTCAGAGCAGGTCCTCAAGAGCGGACAGGTCTCGGCCGTCGTCCTCAACTCCGGCGGTGCCAACGCTTGTACCGGCCCCAAGGGTTTCCAGGACACCCACGGCACGGCCGAGAAGGTGGCCGAGGTGTTGGGCCGCGGCGCCATTGAGGTCGCCGTCTGTTCCACCGGCCTCATCGGCGTGCTGCTGCCGATGGACAAGGTGTTGCCAGGCATCGAGACGGCTGCCGCCCAGTTGTCCGAGCACGGCGGTGAGAAGGCCGCCATCGCCATCAAGACCACCGACACCGTGCACAAGACGTCCGTCGTCACCAGGGGCGGCTGGACCGTCGGTGGCATGGCCAAGGGTGCCGGCATGCTGGCCCCCGGCCTCGCCACCATGTTGGTGGTGCTCACCACCGACGCCGATCTCGGCGGTGAGGCGCTGGACAAGGCCCTGCGTGCCGCCACCAAGGTCACCTTCGACCGGGTCGACTCCGACGGGTGCATGTCCACCAACGACACCGTCCTGCTGCTCGCCTCCGGCGCCTCCGGCACCACTCCCGAGTACGCCGAATTCGCCGAGGCGGTACGGCAGGTCTGCGACGACCTCGGCCGCCAGCTCATCGGCGACGCCGAGGGCGCCAGCAAGGACATCAAGGTCGAGGTGGTGGGCGCCGCGACCGAGCAGGACGCCGTGGAGGTGGGCCGCTCCATCGCCCGGAACAACCTCCTCAAGTGCGCGATCCACGGAGAGGACCCCAACTGGGGTCGGGTGCTTTCGGCGATCGGTACCACCACGGCGGCCTTCGATCCCGATGAACTCAACGTCGCCATCAACGGCGTCTGGGTGTGCAAGAACGGCTCCGTCGGCGAGAACCGCGAACTGGTCGACATGCGCTACCGCGAGGTGCACATCGTCGCCGACCTCGCCGCAGGCTCCGAGACCGCCACGATCTGGACCAATGACCTGACCGCCGACTACGTACACGAGAACAGCGCCTACTCCTCATGA
- a CDS encoding carboxymuconolactone decarboxylase family protein, whose translation MNENATRDERFARGLDVLRSVDGEAGQRVIDSLADISPELGHQIVSWGFGEIYARPGLAPRDRQLVTLGMLTALGGCEAQLEVHVNAALNVGLTPEQITEALLHSAGYCGFPRALNATFVAKKVFAERGLLPVGQRPAEEDPGASA comes from the coding sequence ATGAACGAGAACGCCACCCGTGACGAGCGGTTCGCCCGCGGCCTCGACGTGCTGAGGAGCGTCGACGGCGAGGCGGGGCAGCGGGTCATCGACTCGCTCGCCGACATCAGCCCTGAACTGGGGCACCAGATCGTCTCCTGGGGCTTCGGTGAGATCTATGCTCGGCCAGGACTCGCCCCGAGGGACCGCCAGCTGGTGACCCTGGGCATGCTGACGGCGCTCGGCGGCTGCGAGGCCCAGCTGGAGGTGCATGTCAACGCGGCACTAAACGTGGGTCTCACCCCGGAGCAGATCACGGAGGCACTGCTGCACTCAGCCGGGTACTGCGGCTTCCCCAGGGCCCTCAACGCCACCTTCGTCGCCAAGAAGGTCTTCGCCGAGCGTGGGTTGCTGCCGGTCGGACAGCGCCCCGCCGAGGAAGACCCGGGCGCCTCTGCCTGA
- a CDS encoding glycosyltransferase family 2 protein, with protein sequence MLISIVAPCYNEEDVVERFHEEIQRVAEELLPLGHDMEFVYVDDGSRDRTLAVLESLAERDSRLRYVSFSRNFGKEAALLAGLRHASGESVVVMDADLQHPPALIKRMVELCEQGHDQVVARRTRTGDRLTRTLTARLYYRLVNRLVDVELIDGVGDFRLLSRRVVDAVLTLTEYNRFSKGLFAWVGFPSATLQYENAAREAGRSSWNLRGLLNYGLDGLLSFNNRPLRAALWLGTGLLLCAGLYTAWIVGAALVNGVETPGYVTIITAVTALAGVQMVMLGVIGEYTGRIYYEVKGRPHFLVKATNVERTKDLIP encoded by the coding sequence ATGCTGATATCGATCGTCGCGCCCTGCTACAACGAGGAAGACGTCGTGGAACGCTTCCATGAGGAGATCCAGCGGGTCGCGGAGGAGCTGCTGCCGCTCGGCCACGACATGGAGTTCGTGTACGTGGACGACGGCAGCCGTGACCGTACTCTCGCCGTGCTCGAAAGCCTGGCCGAACGCGACTCGCGCCTGCGGTACGTCTCCTTCAGCCGCAACTTCGGCAAGGAGGCGGCCCTGCTCGCGGGGCTGAGGCACGCCTCGGGTGAATCGGTGGTCGTCATGGACGCCGACCTGCAGCATCCGCCGGCCCTGATCAAGCGCATGGTGGAGCTGTGCGAGCAGGGCCACGACCAGGTCGTCGCCAGGCGGACCCGCACCGGTGACCGCCTGACCCGTACGCTCACCGCGCGCCTGTACTACCGGCTCGTCAACCGCTTGGTCGATGTCGAACTCATCGACGGCGTAGGCGACTTCCGGTTGTTGTCGCGCCGTGTCGTCGACGCCGTGCTCACCCTCACCGAGTACAACCGCTTCTCGAAGGGCCTGTTCGCCTGGGTGGGATTCCCGAGTGCGACCCTCCAGTACGAGAACGCGGCCCGTGAGGCCGGCCGCAGCTCCTGGAACCTGCGCGGGCTGCTCAACTACGGCCTCGACGGCCTGTTGTCGTTCAACAACCGCCCGCTGCGCGCCGCGCTCTGGCTCGGTACCGGACTGCTGCTGTGCGCGGGTCTCTACACCGCCTGGATCGTGGGCGCCGCTCTCGTCAACGGTGTCGAGACCCCCGGCTACGTGACGATCATCACCGCGGTGACCGCCCTCGCCGGAGTGCAGATGGTCATGCTGGGAGTCATCGGGGAGTACACCGGCCGCATCTACTACGAGGTGAAGGGCCGTCCGCACTTCCTGGTGAAGGCGACCAATGTGGAGCGGACGAAGGACCTCATCCCTTGA
- the argC gene encoding N-acetyl-gamma-glutamyl-phosphate reductase, translating into MAVRAAVAGASGYAGGEILRLLLAHPEIEIGALTGNSNVGQRLGALQPHLLPLTGRVLAETTAEVLAGHDVVFLALPHGQSAAVAGQLGPDVLVVDMGADFRLQDQTDWHRYYGSPHAGTWPYGLPELPGARAALEGSKRIAVPGCYPTAVSLALFPAYAAGLAEPEAVIVAASGTSGAGRALKPHLLGSEVMGSMSPYGVGGGHRHTPEMIQNLSGVAGERVAVSFTPTLAPMPRGILATCTARAVGGTTEDSIRVAYEKAYADEPFVHLLPEGQWPTTASVQGSNAVQVQVAYDAAVGRIIAISAIDNLTKGTAGGAVQSMNIALGLDETTGLPTIGVAP; encoded by the coding sequence ATGGCGGTACGTGCGGCGGTGGCCGGAGCGAGCGGATATGCAGGCGGAGAGATCCTGCGCCTGCTCCTCGCACACCCTGAGATCGAGATCGGTGCCCTGACCGGCAACTCCAACGTCGGGCAGCGGCTCGGTGCGCTCCAGCCGCATCTGCTTCCGCTGACCGGCCGTGTACTGGCCGAGACCACGGCCGAGGTCCTCGCCGGGCACGACGTGGTCTTCCTGGCACTGCCGCACGGGCAGTCCGCCGCCGTCGCCGGGCAACTCGGTCCGGACGTCCTCGTGGTCGACATGGGCGCCGACTTCCGGCTCCAGGACCAGACCGACTGGCACAGGTACTACGGCTCCCCGCACGCCGGCACCTGGCCCTACGGCCTGCCCGAACTTCCGGGTGCCCGCGCCGCGCTGGAGGGGTCCAAGCGCATCGCGGTGCCCGGTTGCTACCCGACCGCCGTCTCCCTCGCCCTGTTCCCGGCCTACGCGGCCGGACTCGCCGAGCCTGAGGCGGTGATCGTCGCCGCGTCCGGCACCTCTGGGGCGGGCCGGGCGCTCAAACCGCACCTGCTGGGCAGCGAGGTCATGGGTTCCATGTCACCGTACGGCGTCGGCGGTGGCCACCGGCACACCCCGGAGATGATCCAGAACCTCAGCGGGGTGGCCGGGGAGCGGGTCGCCGTCTCCTTCACGCCCACCCTCGCGCCGATGCCCCGCGGCATCCTCGCCACGTGCACCGCCAGGGCCGTCGGCGGGACGACCGAGGATTCCATCCGGGTCGCCTACGAGAAGGCCTACGCCGACGAACCGTTCGTCCACCTGCTCCCCGAGGGCCAGTGGCCCACGACGGCGTCCGTCCAGGGTTCCAACGCCGTTCAGGTGCAGGTCGCGTACGACGCGGCCGTGGGCCGCATCATCGCGATCAGCGCCATCGACAATCTGACCAAGGGCACCGCGGGCGGTGCCGTGCAGAGCATGAACATCGCGCTGGGCCTTGACGAGACCACCGGCCTTCCCACGATCGGAGTCGCACCGTGA